The Paenibacillus uliginis N3/975 genome has a window encoding:
- a CDS encoding lipoate--protein ligase, translating into MLFIDNQGIHDPSINLAIEEYALKHLPMEDSYLLFYINQPSIIIGKHQNTIEEINQEFVRDNNIQVVRRLSGGGAVYHDLGNLNFSFITKDDGQSFHNFLKFTQPVIDFLQKMGVPAELSGRNDLQVGEKKISGNAQFSTRGRMFSHGTLMFGLDLDNVQASLKANPEKFKSKSTKSVRSRVANIKELLGTDMTIEQFRAELLRSIFGMEPDQVPQYVLQEKDWEMINQISKERYQNWDWNYGLSPESNVKHAKKFPVGIIDIRMNIKDGHIGEIKIYGDFFGVGDVADIENALRGKRYEDNEVREALSSIDVKHYFGNLEFDDLIGLIFLEE; encoded by the coding sequence ATGCTCTTTATCGATAATCAGGGAATCCATGATCCTTCCATTAACCTAGCGATTGAAGAATACGCTTTGAAGCACTTACCTATGGAAGACAGCTATTTGCTCTTCTACATTAATCAGCCGTCGATTATCATCGGCAAACACCAGAACACGATTGAAGAGATCAATCAGGAGTTTGTCCGTGACAACAATATACAAGTTGTTCGGCGATTGTCCGGAGGCGGTGCTGTATACCATGACCTCGGCAATCTCAATTTCAGCTTTATTACAAAAGACGACGGCCAGTCATTTCATAATTTCCTGAAGTTCACCCAACCCGTTATCGATTTCCTTCAAAAAATGGGTGTTCCGGCTGAGCTTAGCGGCCGGAATGACCTTCAAGTCGGAGAGAAAAAGATTTCCGGCAACGCCCAGTTCTCCACACGAGGACGTATGTTCAGCCACGGGACTTTAATGTTCGGCCTTGATCTAGACAATGTTCAGGCTTCACTTAAAGCTAACCCGGAGAAGTTCAAATCAAAGAGCACGAAATCAGTGCGCAGCCGGGTTGCCAACATTAAGGAGCTGCTCGGTACAGATATGACAATTGAACAGTTCCGTGCAGAGCTTCTGCGTTCGATCTTCGGAATGGAGCCAGATCAAGTTCCACAGTACGTTCTTCAAGAAAAAGACTGGGAAATGATCAATCAAATCTCCAAGGAACGTTACCAAAACTGGGACTGGAACTATGGCTTATCACCAGAAAGCAATGTGAAACACGCGAAAAAATTCCCGGTCGGCATTATCGACATCCGTATGAACATTAAAGACGGGCATATCGGTGAGATTAAAATTTACGGCGACTTCTTCGGTGTAGGCGATGTCGCCGATATCGAAAATGCGCTTCGTGGCAAACGTTACGAGGATAATGAAGTAAGAGAAGCCCTCTCATCCATTGACGTCAAGCATTACTTCGGCAATCTAGAGTTTGATGACCTGATCGGTCTGATTTTTTTAGAGGAATAG
- a CDS encoding metal-dependent hydrolase: MMGRAHLVISTGVTLSVMGLAGIPVTLPAAAAAAVSSLLPDIDEPNSILVRTVIPTGLLRVLQLALVVGAVFIYYYGQDYAPWNLALAGLIAVVSFLPGRTLRHIVMFMIGLGLLQFGQAFSPWNTIAGCVLMISTLVSHRGLTHTAYAAAGWAMLLYFATKGTAGGESLWIAGGMSYALHLAADMLTNRGIRPLPPLKFRVKFKLMSTGSKWGNTVENMCIVLTLVLLWYVFIASK, translated from the coding sequence ATGATGGGAAGAGCCCATTTGGTTATTAGCACCGGCGTCACCTTGTCGGTCATGGGGCTGGCCGGAATTCCCGTTACACTCCCGGCTGCGGCTGCGGCCGCAGTCAGTTCGCTGCTTCCTGACATCGATGAGCCGAATTCCATTTTGGTCAGAACGGTCATCCCAACAGGATTGCTGCGTGTGCTTCAGTTGGCATTGGTAGTTGGAGCTGTATTTATTTATTACTACGGCCAGGACTATGCTCCGTGGAATCTGGCACTGGCAGGTCTGATTGCCGTCGTATCCTTTCTACCCGGACGTACGCTGCGTCATATCGTGATGTTTATGATTGGTCTGGGACTTCTTCAGTTCGGCCAAGCCTTCAGCCCGTGGAACACGATTGCCGGATGCGTACTGATGATTTCCACACTCGTTTCCCATCGCGGTCTGACGCATACTGCATATGCTGCGGCAGGCTGGGCTATGCTGCTCTATTTCGCAACAAAAGGAACAGCAGGAGGGGAGAGCTTATGGATTGCAGGTGGAATGTCTTATGCCCTTCATTTGGCCGCTGATATGCTGACGAACAGGGGAATACGGCCATTACCCCCGCTGAAATTCAGAGTGAAGTTCAAACTAATGAGCACTGGTAGCAAATGGGGTAACACAGTAGAGAACATGTGCATCGTGCTCACACTCGTCCTTCTCTGGTATGTATTCATCGCATCCAAATAA
- a CDS encoding DUF4184 family protein, giving the protein MPLTFAHPAAVLPFSRKSRYIHFFAMILGSMSPDFEYFLRGQPIGEIGHTFKGFLIFNLPLVVVVYLIYHIFIHQTLTNHLPLFLQDSYPKKIDFSSNTLKVTVFCYSALLGMLTHVIWDSFTHRNGYTVMRFPALNHSFNLYGFDIPLYKFLQHGSTLFGISAIMVYIYCRALSQKNQNKVKVSAKQKFIFWSSLFLLATLILVLWYLIDYVSIMSYGKVVVRIIDSTLLSLLILSLLFKYTGLFRKDD; this is encoded by the coding sequence ATGCCATTAACTTTTGCCCATCCGGCAGCAGTATTGCCTTTCTCCAGAAAAAGTAGGTACATTCATTTTTTCGCAATGATTCTCGGCAGTATGTCTCCTGATTTTGAATACTTTCTGAGAGGACAGCCCATAGGGGAAATTGGACATACATTTAAGGGGTTTCTAATATTCAATCTTCCTTTGGTTGTAGTGGTTTATTTGATTTACCATATCTTTATTCATCAAACCTTAACTAATCATCTACCTCTTTTTTTGCAGGATTCGTACCCGAAGAAAATAGATTTTTCCAGTAACACATTAAAAGTAACTGTCTTTTGTTATTCCGCGTTGCTCGGAATGTTGACACATGTCATTTGGGATTCATTTACACATCGGAACGGATATACGGTCATGAGGTTCCCTGCACTCAATCACTCGTTTAACCTATATGGCTTTGACATACCTCTGTACAAGTTTTTGCAACATGGCAGTACATTATTTGGAATATCGGCAATTATGGTTTATATATATTGCAGAGCGTTATCTCAAAAAAACCAAAATAAAGTTAAGGTTAGTGCAAAACAGAAATTCATTTTTTGGTCTTCATTATTTCTTTTAGCAACATTAATTCTAGTGCTATGGTATCTCATCGACTATGTTTCGATCATGAGTTATGGCAAAGTGGTTGTCAGAATCATAGATTCAACCTTGCTGAGTTTGCTTATTCTTTCTTTGTTATTTAAATACACTGGTTTATTCCGTAAAGATGATTAA
- a CDS encoding M24 family metallopeptidase, producing the protein MNSRLHHITNAMTTNGWDLLLITDPKHVYYLTGFASDPHERFLGLLLTHGEEPLLMVPALDGDAAAAASSVNNIVTHQDTDNPYELLSKQIQGSIGTMALEKDQLTVSRYEQLQHFLPARAFQDAGPVLREMRVRKSKDEITKMKRAAVLVEEVLTQGLKQVKIGMREIELVAELEYLMKRLGADGPSFDTMVLTGTNTALPHGVPGMRQIEQGDLLMFDLGVYAGGYASDITRTFAVGHIGTEQERIYNTVLAANEAAISAVKPGVTYGSIDRAARAVIEEAGYGPAFLHRLGHGLGMDVHEYPSVHGRNEDLLQPGAVFTIEPGIYVPGVGGVRIEDDVHVTDSGVEVLTSFPKQLTVIG; encoded by the coding sequence ATGAATTCCAGATTACACCATATAACTAACGCCATGACCACGAACGGCTGGGACCTGTTATTAATTACAGATCCTAAGCATGTGTATTATTTAACGGGTTTCGCCAGTGATCCGCATGAACGTTTTCTTGGGCTGTTGCTAACTCACGGTGAAGAACCCCTCCTGATGGTCCCAGCTCTTGATGGTGATGCAGCAGCTGCCGCTTCATCGGTAAACAACATCGTTACCCATCAAGATACGGACAATCCGTATGAACTGCTCAGCAAACAGATTCAAGGCTCGATCGGTACTATGGCACTTGAGAAGGATCAACTCACTGTATCCCGTTACGAGCAGCTGCAGCATTTTTTACCGGCTCGTGCCTTTCAAGACGCAGGTCCGGTATTACGTGAGATGCGTGTGCGGAAGTCCAAGGATGAAATCACGAAGATGAAACGGGCCGCTGTTCTGGTTGAAGAGGTGCTGACTCAAGGTCTGAAGCAGGTCAAGATCGGAATGCGTGAAATTGAGCTTGTTGCCGAGCTGGAATACTTGATGAAAAGGCTGGGCGCAGACGGCCCTTCCTTTGATACGATGGTTCTAACGGGGACAAACACAGCCTTGCCTCACGGCGTTCCGGGGATGCGACAAATCGAGCAGGGTGACCTGCTCATGTTTGACCTCGGCGTGTATGCGGGCGGATATGCTTCAGACATTACCCGAACCTTTGCAGTCGGGCATATCGGTACCGAGCAAGAACGTATCTACAACACTGTTCTGGCTGCTAACGAAGCAGCTATAAGTGCTGTAAAACCAGGTGTTACGTACGGTTCAATCGATCGGGCGGCAAGGGCAGTTATTGAGGAAGCTGGCTACGGGCCTGCGTTTTTACATCGGTTAGGTCATGGTCTGGGTATGGATGTGCATGAATACCCGTCAGTTCACGGTCGCAATGAAGATTTACTGCAGCCCGGAGCTGTATTTACAATCGAACCAGGCATCTACGTGCCGGGTGTAGGCGGTGTCCGGATCGAGGACGACGTGCATGTTACAGACAGCGGTGTTGAGGTACTGACCTCTTTCCCTAAACAACTTACTGTCATCGGCTGA
- a CDS encoding Cof-type HAD-IIB family hydrolase, producing the protein MTDYKLIAIDIDDTLINDDKEVTPGVQQALEQAVAKGVVVTLATGRAYASAQAIARQTGLNVPIITYQGALIKNLLDEEVLYERYVPVDAARKLYEYCVEHNLHLQTYIDDKLYSREENQKLIDYCALNRTPYYIEPDFIKMIEQPTPKMLIIDDPAYLDELIPVFQELLGDQMHITKSKPYFLEFMHKEGTKGHALTFLANHFDCALEQTIAIGDSWNDHEMLECAGLGVAMGNAIEPLKELADYVTLSNNEDGVKHVIEKFVLNAE; encoded by the coding sequence ATGACCGATTACAAATTGATTGCCATCGACATCGATGACACACTCATCAATGACGATAAAGAAGTTACCCCAGGTGTCCAACAAGCGTTAGAGCAAGCTGTTGCGAAGGGTGTTGTAGTAACACTGGCGACCGGACGTGCCTATGCATCCGCACAAGCGATTGCTCGCCAAACTGGACTAAATGTGCCGATCATCACTTATCAAGGGGCTCTGATCAAGAATTTGCTGGACGAAGAGGTTCTCTATGAACGCTATGTTCCCGTTGACGCGGCCAGAAAGCTGTATGAGTACTGCGTGGAGCATAATCTGCATCTGCAGACTTATATTGATGACAAGCTATACTCTCGAGAAGAAAACCAGAAGCTGATCGATTATTGTGCACTGAACCGCACGCCTTATTATATTGAGCCTGATTTCATCAAAATGATCGAACAGCCTACACCTAAAATGCTGATCATTGATGATCCTGCTTATCTCGACGAGCTCATTCCGGTATTCCAGGAGCTGCTTGGCGATCAAATGCATATCACGAAATCCAAACCGTATTTTCTGGAATTCATGCATAAAGAAGGCACGAAAGGCCATGCTTTGACGTTCCTTGCGAATCATTTTGACTGTGCTTTGGAACAAACTATTGCGATTGGCGACTCCTGGAATGATCACGAAATGCTGGAATGCGCAGGCCTTGGTGTTGCCATGGGCAATGCTATTGAGCCGCTCAAGGAATTAGCGGATTATGTAACGCTCAGCAATAACGAAGATGGCGTTAAACATGTAATCGAGAAATTTGTGCTGAACGCGGAATAA
- a CDS encoding ABC transporter ATP-binding protein — translation MITLQDVSKRFDRVNAVTGIDWNVSVGEWWGIIGPNGSGKSTLLHLLSGVESPSSGHLQFRGREVSSYSRKELARSVAVLQQEGLGPSDFTVREVLEMGRYPFQDWMGREKKDSGPLLDRIIRKLELENFQSRRLDQLSGGQRQRAALGKVMAQEPTLLLLDEPTTYLDIHHQLQFMNMVAEWREDTGITVISVLHDLNLAAQFCDQLLVLQDGKIAGEGTPAEILTEDFIRQVFRVDPAVVSHPENGAPQVLLTANVSD, via the coding sequence ATGATTACACTTCAAGACGTAAGCAAGCGCTTTGACCGGGTGAACGCGGTGACCGGTATCGATTGGAACGTAAGTGTTGGGGAATGGTGGGGCATTATTGGTCCGAACGGAAGCGGGAAATCTACGCTGCTGCATCTTCTGTCAGGTGTGGAGTCGCCATCGTCTGGACATTTACAGTTTCGTGGCAGAGAAGTTTCAAGCTATAGCAGGAAGGAACTTGCCCGCTCTGTAGCGGTGCTTCAGCAAGAGGGTCTCGGTCCATCTGACTTTACAGTGCGCGAGGTTCTTGAAATGGGACGTTACCCGTTTCAAGACTGGATGGGACGGGAGAAGAAAGACTCCGGACCGCTTCTGGATCGTATTATCCGAAAGCTGGAGCTGGAAAACTTTCAATCCAGACGACTTGATCAATTAAGTGGGGGACAGCGCCAGCGTGCAGCTCTTGGCAAAGTGATGGCTCAGGAACCTACACTGCTGCTGCTTGATGAACCGACAACGTACTTGGATATCCATCATCAGCTGCAATTTATGAACATGGTAGCAGAGTGGCGTGAAGATACAGGTATAACGGTAATCAGTGTGCTTCATGATCTTAATTTGGCAGCCCAGTTCTGTGACCAGCTTCTGGTGCTTCAGGATGGGAAGATCGCGGGAGAGGGAACCCCGGCTGAAATACTGACCGAAGATTTTATCCGGCAAGTATTCCGGGTGGATCCTGCGGTCGTCAGCCATCCTGAAAATGGCGCTCCCCAGGTTCTTCTGACTGCAAACGTCTCCGATTAA
- a CDS encoding FecCD family ABC transporter permease → MSKKLAGYGTVGLLLLLLTLIVSLGIGSVHLPVKEIGAMLLHRLPWIGDSIVPNWEVASEQIIMKVRLPRILLGMLVGASLAVAGAAFQGVLRNPLADPFTLGVSSGASLGAAFLIFYGLQYSFAGAWTLPIVAFMTGTITLWIVLFLARDHGKIPTHALILSGVVMQSFLGAVVSFLTVMSRDTLTDILFWTMGSLSMRGWSYTAVLFPYFIIGFIYLWSRARTLNLLSLGERQAAHMGLNVDRLKTSVLVVATLLTAAAVSVSGVIGFVGLVVPHMIRLITGSDYRIIIPLSALGGAIFMVWSDTAARSILSPTEIPIGVVTAFVGAPFFAYLLYRNKKQRREGSV, encoded by the coding sequence ATGAGTAAAAAACTTGCGGGTTATGGAACGGTGGGGCTCCTGCTTTTACTGCTGACGCTGATCGTCAGCCTCGGCATCGGTTCCGTCCATCTGCCCGTTAAGGAAATTGGAGCCATGCTTCTTCACCGGTTGCCCTGGATCGGGGACTCTATTGTTCCCAACTGGGAAGTAGCTTCCGAGCAGATCATCATGAAGGTACGACTTCCCCGTATACTGCTCGGTATGCTGGTTGGGGCATCCCTTGCGGTGGCCGGTGCTGCTTTTCAAGGGGTGCTTAGAAATCCGCTCGCCGATCCGTTTACGCTTGGTGTATCTTCCGGTGCATCACTTGGTGCTGCGTTTCTGATCTTCTACGGATTGCAGTATTCATTTGCAGGTGCCTGGACCTTACCGATCGTTGCATTTATGACCGGGACCATCACACTGTGGATCGTGCTGTTTCTCGCCCGGGATCACGGTAAAATACCGACTCATGCACTGATTTTGTCAGGTGTGGTTATGCAGTCCTTTTTAGGAGCGGTCGTTTCATTCTTGACGGTAATGTCACGAGACACACTAACCGACATTCTATTCTGGACGATGGGAAGCTTAAGCATGCGGGGATGGTCGTATACGGCAGTCCTTTTCCCCTATTTCATTATAGGCTTCATATATTTGTGGAGCCGGGCGCGTACACTGAATCTGTTATCTTTAGGTGAACGTCAGGCGGCCCATATGGGGCTTAACGTCGATCGTCTGAAGACCAGTGTGCTTGTTGTTGCCACCCTTCTAACGGCTGCGGCTGTATCTGTATCCGGTGTGATCGGCTTCGTGGGACTGGTTGTTCCTCATATGATCCGTCTCATTACCGGTTCTGACTACCGGATCATCATTCCATTATCGGCACTGGGTGGAGCAATCTTCATGGTCTGGTCCGATACGGCTGCCAGATCCATACTGTCGCCGACCGAAATTCCGATCGGGGTAGTAACTGCATTTGTTGGAGCTCCGTTCTTCGCTTATTTGCTGTACCGGAACAAAAAGCAGCGCAGGGAGGGAAGCGTATGA
- a CDS encoding IS3 family transposase — MDLYQAIQELHAEKGYALTKLCEIAGIARSAYYKWLKWKPSHRELEILSLAKEVKLRYDKRKGVLGYRQMRIQLNRKLKKNYNKKRYYRIMRALGLKSVIRKKRPNYVRASEIHVAENVMNREFQTDAPNMKWCTDVTELKYGNGRKAYLSAIVDIYDNSIVSWVLSHSNNNKLVMDTVKKAYGRNPGVTPLLHSDRGFQYTSHEYSRLQVKYGFTKSMSRVSRCLDNQPIERFWGTLKAESFYLTKHETYEDVLKDVRNYIRYYNNYRYTERLNGLSPNEYRRAA, encoded by the coding sequence GTGGACTTGTACCAAGCTATCCAAGAACTGCACGCTGAGAAAGGCTATGCCCTCACGAAGCTGTGTGAGATAGCCGGAATCGCTCGATCTGCCTATTATAAATGGTTAAAGTGGAAGCCATCCCACAGGGAACTTGAAATTCTTTCGCTGGCAAAAGAAGTAAAGCTTCGTTATGACAAGCGGAAGGGAGTGCTTGGCTATCGCCAAATGCGCATCCAATTGAACCGCAAACTTAAAAAAAATTACAACAAAAAGCGTTATTATCGAATTATGCGTGCTCTTGGATTGAAATCGGTGATTCGCAAGAAACGACCGAACTACGTGAGAGCCTCTGAAATCCATGTAGCTGAAAATGTAATGAATCGTGAATTTCAAACAGATGCTCCTAATATGAAGTGGTGCACAGACGTAACAGAATTGAAGTATGGGAATGGTCGTAAAGCCTATCTAAGCGCTATCGTTGATATATACGATAACTCCATCGTTTCATGGGTGCTAAGCCACTCCAACAATAATAAACTCGTCATGGATACGGTGAAGAAAGCTTACGGGAGGAACCCGGGGGTGACTCCACTTCTCCATAGCGACAGAGGCTTCCAATATACCTCACATGAGTACAGTCGACTTCAGGTTAAGTACGGTTTTACTAAAAGTATGTCTCGTGTGAGCCGATGCCTGGATAACCAACCCATTGAACGATTTTGGGGTACATTGAAGGCAGAAAGCTTTTATCTGACGAAACACGAAACCTATGAAGACGTCCTCAAAGACGTGAGAAATTATATCCGCTACTACAACAATTACCGCTATACAGAGCGATTAAATGGCTTGTCTCCCAACGAGTATCGACGAGCTGCTTAA
- a CDS encoding ABC transporter substrate-binding protein, producing the protein MKKIMKSWSAMLAVLMLVLSLAACGGETAPKEATPAPVQEAEQGQKPEAPVAENAKTVYPLTLKDATGEEMTFDKAPAKVVSLSPSETEKLFALGLDEEIVGVSEVDDYPEAAKSKPKMGGYEMDVEAIVASGADVIFTAAMNEQNVQKLRDLGIKLFVNDPKTIAEVMDNIKVVGKITDRQAEAQGIIDQMQKDLDLVKEAVKSVKDEDEKKVYVEFSPGWTVGKGTYLDEMLNISNSANVSGDSEGWFEISEEKIIAANPDVILYSSNVVEESTKKTLDQIIKDRSGWDQIEAVKNNKLIKIDDNLISRPGPRVTQGLVEVAKAVYPELMTP; encoded by the coding sequence ATGAAAAAAATAATGAAGTCATGGTCCGCCATGTTGGCGGTGCTGATGCTGGTCCTGTCGCTGGCGGCTTGTGGAGGAGAAACAGCTCCGAAGGAGGCGACACCAGCACCTGTACAGGAGGCTGAACAAGGTCAGAAACCGGAAGCACCTGTCGCTGAAAACGCCAAAACGGTGTATCCGTTAACTTTAAAGGATGCTACTGGCGAGGAAATGACATTTGATAAGGCTCCAGCAAAAGTTGTGTCGCTGTCTCCTTCCGAGACGGAAAAACTGTTCGCGCTTGGCCTGGATGAAGAAATTGTCGGCGTATCCGAAGTGGACGACTACCCGGAGGCAGCCAAATCCAAGCCGAAAATGGGCGGTTATGAAATGGATGTTGAGGCCATTGTCGCTTCAGGCGCGGATGTTATATTTACAGCAGCGATGAATGAACAGAACGTACAGAAGCTCCGCGACCTCGGAATCAAGCTGTTCGTGAACGACCCGAAGACGATTGCTGAAGTCATGGACAACATTAAGGTAGTTGGAAAGATTACGGACCGTCAGGCGGAAGCTCAAGGCATCATAGATCAAATGCAGAAGGATCTGGACCTTGTGAAGGAAGCGGTTAAATCCGTAAAAGATGAGGATGAGAAAAAAGTGTATGTTGAGTTCTCACCGGGTTGGACGGTAGGAAAGGGCACATATCTGGATGAGATGCTCAATATCAGCAATTCAGCCAACGTGTCTGGTGACAGCGAAGGCTGGTTTGAAATCAGTGAAGAGAAGATTATTGCAGCGAATCCGGATGTGATTCTGTACTCCAGCAATGTCGTGGAAGAATCCACCAAAAAAACTTTGGATCAAATCATTAAAGACCGCAGCGGCTGGGACCAAATCGAAGCTGTGAAAAACAATAAGCTGATTAAAATTGATGACAATCTGATCAGCCGCCCAGGACCTCGTGTAACTCAAGGATTGGTTGAAGTAGCGAAGGCGGTCTATCCGGAACTGATGACCCCATGA
- a CDS encoding L-cystine transporter, with the protein METLWIVINVLVLLLLIGILYWMQKKHYSFTKRVFAGLGLGVLFGAILQFIYSADSDIIAKSSQWFNLVGYGYVRLLQMMVIPLIMVSIISAIMNLKGGRNLGKMSGLIIAVLILTTGVAASVGIATTLTFDLSAENIQAGAAEHEQGALLEEKLGDVKEQTLPQQILEFIPSNPFADMTGARRSSTIAVVIFSAFIGIAVLGIDRKHPEQAETFRGMVRALYAIVMRIVTLILRLTPYGILALMAKTIAGTDLQVILDLVDFVLASYVALIVMFIIHLILLSLFGFNPLIYVKKALPVLTFAFTSRSSAASIPLIVQTQNKKLGVQEGIANLSASLGATMGQNGCAGIYPAMLAVMIAPTAGINPLDWTFILTLIVVVMISSFGVAGVGGGATFASLIVLSTMNLPVALAGLLISVEPLIDMGRTALNVNGSITAGLVTGKVMKEVNTDVYKDRNQDIDVMQT; encoded by the coding sequence ATGGAAACACTCTGGATCGTTATCAATGTCCTTGTGCTGCTTCTGCTTATCGGAATATTGTACTGGATGCAAAAAAAACACTACTCGTTTACCAAGCGGGTGTTTGCCGGGCTTGGTCTCGGTGTGCTGTTCGGTGCAATATTGCAGTTCATTTATTCGGCTGACTCGGATATCATAGCGAAATCGTCGCAATGGTTTAACCTGGTGGGGTATGGATATGTTCGTCTGCTGCAAATGATGGTTATACCGCTAATTATGGTATCGATCATCTCTGCCATTATGAATTTGAAGGGCGGACGCAATCTCGGCAAAATGAGCGGACTTATCATCGCTGTTCTGATATTAACGACGGGCGTAGCTGCATCGGTAGGTATTGCAACAACGCTTACGTTTGACCTGTCTGCTGAGAATATTCAGGCCGGCGCTGCTGAGCACGAACAGGGGGCGCTGCTGGAAGAAAAACTGGGAGATGTAAAAGAGCAGACTTTGCCGCAGCAAATACTGGAGTTTATTCCGTCAAATCCGTTCGCGGATATGACCGGTGCCAGGAGATCGTCCACGATTGCAGTTGTGATATTCTCTGCTTTTATCGGCATTGCTGTGCTTGGGATTGACCGGAAGCATCCGGAGCAAGCAGAAACGTTTCGCGGTATGGTCCGCGCCCTTTATGCAATTGTGATGCGAATTGTAACCTTGATTCTGAGACTGACACCGTACGGGATATTGGCACTTATGGCCAAGACGATAGCAGGAACGGATCTTCAGGTCATTCTAGACCTTGTCGATTTTGTTCTGGCGTCTTATGTGGCGCTAATCGTCATGTTTATAATCCATCTGATTCTGCTGTCCCTGTTCGGATTTAATCCGTTGATTTATGTCAAAAAGGCGCTGCCAGTCCTGACTTTTGCGTTCACATCACGCTCCAGCGCCGCATCTATTCCACTGATTGTGCAAACCCAGAACAAGAAACTGGGCGTCCAGGAAGGTATTGCGAATCTGTCCGCTTCCTTGGGGGCCACCATGGGACAGAATGGTTGTGCAGGTATTTATCCCGCCATGCTGGCCGTTATGATTGCACCTACCGCAGGTATCAATCCGTTGGACTGGACATTTATACTCACACTTATTGTTGTCGTAATGATCAGCTCCTTCGGTGTTGCCGGAGTAGGCGGCGGAGCGACGTTTGCCTCCTTGATCGTGCTGTCCACGATGAATCTGCCTGTAGCTTTGGCAGGACTTCTGATCTCGGTTGAACCGCTGATTGATATGGGCCGGACGGCGCTTAATGTTAACGGCTCCATAACTGCAGGTCTGGTTACGGGTAAAGTGATGAAGGAAGTTAATACCGACGTGTATAAGGACCGAAATCAAGATATAGATGTGATGCAGACGTAA
- a CDS encoding helix-turn-helix domain-containing protein, with amino-acid sequence MMGVFMMSKRNSISFDVKLRIVERCLQHETTPSYEAKQLGVDKNTVKDWIRKYKVDGYEGLKKSRGHKAYSKKLKLAAIRDVLSGNHSIREATKKYHISSISVLMGWISKYTCRKEIKPTRKGKGLSRMNKGRKTTFEERIEIAQYTIANDLDYQKSIEKYNVSYTQVYSWVQKYKSGSEESLKDNRGRKKPVEELDDHERLKLRIKELEARNEYLEMENALAKKLAEIKRRNTR; translated from the coding sequence ATGATGGGAGTTTTTATGATGTCCAAAAGGAATTCAATTTCTTTTGATGTAAAGTTACGTATCGTGGAGCGATGCCTTCAGCATGAGACGACCCCCAGTTATGAAGCCAAGCAGTTGGGGGTAGATAAAAACACGGTTAAAGATTGGATAAGAAAATATAAAGTAGATGGTTATGAAGGATTAAAGAAATCCAGAGGACATAAAGCATACTCAAAGAAACTGAAGCTTGCTGCCATCAGGGATGTTTTATCCGGAAATCATTCTATACGAGAGGCGACAAAGAAGTATCATATTTCGAGTATAAGTGTTTTGATGGGATGGATTTCCAAGTATACTTGTAGGAAAGAAATAAAACCTACTCGTAAAGGAAAGGGACTATCTCGTATGAATAAAGGACGTAAAACCACTTTCGAAGAACGCATTGAAATCGCGCAGTATACGATCGCCAATGATTTGGATTATCAGAAATCCATAGAAAAATATAATGTTTCTTATACCCAGGTCTACTCATGGGTGCAAAAATATAAATCTGGCAGCGAGGAGTCCCTCAAGGACAATCGTGGTCGCAAAAAGCCTGTAGAAGAGCTAGATGACCATGAACGACTCAAACTTCGGATCAAAGAACTGGAAGCACGGAACGAATATTTAGAAATGGAGAACGCCCTCGCAAAAAAGTTGGCAGAGATCAAGCGACGAAATACACGCTAA